CTCAGTGAAGTCGAACCGGAGCTGAACTTGCCCGTTGCAGTACGAGAGCCTGACGTGTGAAAGACAAAACATGATTTTGCAGATGAGATTAGAGGGTTTTATAGCTTTTTTTGCTCTGTGCCAAGTCTGATTTATATTCCTCTTCTGTTACAACTTTTTGGGATTTTCAGAAGTGTGTTGATTGACAGGCTTATATATGTGTTTGGAGCTAAAACCTGATAAATAGTAGCAGCAGATGTAAAAGGTTGTTCAATCAAGCAGAGACCAAGCTTCTTCTGCATTGGGTATAATAATTAGTTTTacacattttttcatttttggtgtTAGCCTTTTCAAGATTTCAATTATATTAGTCATTAGATAGCAAATACATATAGATGGTGAATTGAAAATTTGAGTTGAATAAAGATAAGATTCATATATCTCAAACTGGAGACATAGGATGTGCTCTTTggtggataaatttatcatgagaaaatgagagataataaaaatgtatgcctttaaatgtctcatttcttttatctcattttctataaaagaGAAGCTCACCATTTTTTGTTCtttcttttcacttcaaggaagCATAATATTATCACTCTAAAAATgaagtgataatattatcccttgtttattttgataaattgaaattttagaaTATCTCAAGATCAAGTACATTGAAAGCATGTAAAGATATGTCTAGACGTTTTTCTAAAAAGTTATTTCatcttctaaaaaaataaattaattttcattattaatacaTAACATTTTAATTTAACTTGAAGATTGATTCAAATTCaacattgaaaattaattaagaaatagaattggaataaaaaatgacataatTTTAACTAACTAGTATAACAAATTAATGTAAAATGTTAGGCCATTAACATAGATActacaattattaaaataatatattatattccttttttttatatattatatgcatatataataaaaaaattcaaaatttgggagCGGGCTTCAGTCCctggagccaggaattaagttgggggggggggggggggggctgtgcgggggttcgggggcgacAGTccccgaaattttttttttgggcattctgtatatttaaggtattttttttattaaaatacgagcataatgctaataataacgaacaatattttaatagattatatagtttcaatatatcataaaactttttttggacattccgtatatttaagatattttttattaaaaggcaagcataataataataataacaaacaacatgttcatagattatatattttctatatattacaaattagtttcaatacattataattttttttagcatttcatacatattaggcatttttttattaaaagacaagtataatagtaataataacaaacaatatttcatagattatatagttttaaataatagaattatccttaaattaagtatataggagagaatataataaccaaatactcttttacaaaacaaaattattttataataggtataaacatatatttatatatattttaaaaaaaaaactcaaaatttgggaaggggctctagcccccctgcCTCCGTCCCTGCCTGGAGCCGTCACTAGGTATTTATATCTTAAATTTTTAATCCATTCCAATAAATACTCAatccgtcccacaaatcttgacacgtttggttttgacacgagaattaaggagttgtagattattGTTTTaagtgtagttaataaaatataaaagtgataaagtaagaaagagaaagtaataaaagtgataaaataggagagataatgtaataattattaccttatttggaaatgtgtcaagattcgtggaacggcccaaaaagaaaaacccgtcaagattcgtgggacggagggaagtaaaagaattaaaaaggaattatattaaatttatctGTGTAAACTAATCTGCAATAATAAATTTAgtgtaaatatattaattttcgtCCCTTTAGTTTCcataaatttattattgaaGTCTcgtaacaaaattaatttaaacaGTGATTATATTATACCGTCTAAATAGATGCATGAGACActggattgattaattaattactgAGATCAAGGTTACACATGCAAGTACGTGAAGATGTcacgaaattaaaataaaatttgtttaGTCCGGACATGAAATAATTGTGCAGACGGCACGCCATATTCGAACTACGCTGCCTCCTCTgcttttataattattttggttgtgaattcgtgggtatttgcaaaaattttatatgcaagggtaaaatggtaaatgtgggtattttttaaagtttttatattagtgggtaaaatttatttttactatataaaagtggctattttcaaaatccactctttttAATATCTatcttttttgcttttttttttacatttatttatttctgagttatttcaaagtaaatttattgagagagagagagagaatgctaTATATGGGAATATGCCAttttaatgaacaaatcaacaTTCCATATTTCGGCTAATTTTGGAAGGAGCGAGGtttttaacatattaaatagATACGTTTGTTAATGAGTTTTATTGGTTTATTCAgctaatttattgatttattcattattctaCACTTTTTCAAAATATAGTATTCTCCATATAGAATCACTTTTTGGAGAGATTCAAGTAAGaaccattaaataaaataataatggaGAATCATTTTCCGCattcgatcattaagatctatggtggatgcataatcttgatggatgaatgcagcacatcagttcgaatcctgaagggagcgattttttttcttttttagtgcAGTATATTTAGCAACAAGTGCATTTATTTTTACAGCAGATGCAATAATTTTAATGATTCTCACGttcttataaaaattataattttcactaGAACTATACCTTATATATATCAAAACAAAATTGAAGACTCTtcacaaaattaatttaaacaGTAAAATGTTTGGTACGCAATATGGGATAAGATGTCTTTTACtatatgtcatattaatatcatgtttggtaaaatgtattaaaaaatatataaaatataatatgtacgatcgatgtattaagattatataaagtaATTAATAGTTATAATTAGGATTTGTATTAATTATACCACCTTCGTAGGTGATATACAGAATCCCTCaaattagtataatattttcgtatttttaatttataagggGGTCGTGTGTTTCGTATTACTTATTACCAAACAAGATATTaaaatgtcataaatatatCATGGGTTGGTCTCCTGTGCGGTTGACCGCATGGGATGCGGTGGGTTACTTTTAATTCATAAGATATACACTTGTtcacacaaatgtatacttatgtagtAGTACAAgttttcatgaataaaaataataattatcgtgaataaatgtaataatttagaaatattacattttattgtaacaataattacgttttgttacgataataattacttgaccaaacaGTTAGGAATAACAGTATTAACAAGTGAAAATAATTGAAAGTAAAAGctcttatgaataaaagtaaatatatattattgtgaagaaatgtaatatttcaaatcCGTCGCATTCCATGCGATCAACCGCACAGGAGAATTTGTGATATATTATACACCTTAATCACTCGTACTAAGCTAGTCTTAATTATACTAAACCGCATCTAAATAGATGCACAAGACACTCGATTCATGCATGCATGCACGTGAATTTATGCTAGATGTCgcgaaattaaataaatttttgttttgtcCAGACATTAAATAATTGTACAGACAGCACGCCATTGTTGAACTACTTAATTATACTAGCTCCTCTGCTTTTATAAGATGTTTTGGCTATTTGaacaagaataaaaaaaataaaaaatcaattgcTACCTAGTTTTGGTTATAAAACATTTATTGAAAACTACTCTCCAACTTCCTACAAAAGTAAGATACCATCCCTAAATCTATTTTATGCTCTCATGTCATCTGGTATACTATGCTTGATGTTTCACTTTGTgtcttctttttaatttttatttatttatatattatatatttttttctaattttaattttgtatgttttaatttaattttatgattattaacaAGGGTATATTTCATCtaattaggatatataattattttttatcattaaatttcatctttattaactaataataagtggataaattaaattcaaagtTACAGTATATaccttttttaaaattttaactttttggagtaaaaatttaaatataattcataatattataataaactttacttttataaaaaatattattaaaatagtaaatataagAGTGAAACATAGTAGCACACGTAAAATTATCAGACACTAAATCTCATTCTCTCATGTCACATACCCATCATGGGGCACGCGCTTCcgcaatttttcattttttatttttactaagtatatatttatatattcgtacatatatttaaataaagtaCATACAAATAAGCAACCCTTTAAACCCCCAATTCCTAATAAATTACGCATTACCCTAGCCCCAGGTCTCCTTCAAATACATTAATACTTTTATTCTCTATATCTGAAATCCCAATACATTTAATCGCACCTATCATCAAGTCtgaacaatattttttatattttatattgggACGTCCCTGAAAAATTTGGTCTTTCTTTATTTAGAAATGACCCCATAAATATTTTCTCTCATTATTTATAAAAGGGTGTGAGACTCAATCTCTATTTAAACACATTTATCATACTTTTTCTTAGAACTTGTGTCATTTCTTTTGCTCCACAAGTTttagggatggagggagtatataatatttttaatatattacaatCATGCTTCTACATGATAATGCTTTTTCAAAGTATCACAATCATGCTTTTATATGATACTGTTCCCACGCTTTACATATACATCGTTTATCTGatattcactacaagaaaaaatGGCTATTACTACATAGTTTTGGCGACACAAAACTTTGGATGTCATAATAAAACCTCTATTGTGACATCAACTTTTTTATGATTCATTGTTGAATATTTATTAATAACTATTGCTACACCAAATACTATATGTGGTAATACTAATCTTATTACAACATTATATAATGTTGTATACATGTATTATAAGCTATTGCGCCACACAATATTTTATGTTgtaatacatatataattatgaCATGATAAAATGTTGCTAAATTAATTTTGTGGGAGAATaacttaatattttattttaataaaattatgacTTATTCCGTCTACATTTTAGATAGATAGCAATTAATGGTTGGGATACATTTTCTTATACAGCACATATGCATGGTTCAAtgtataatataaattattataatatatatatatatatatatatatatataagctatTTAAGATATACTTGTATTTtatgataaattaaattaaataaattatttattggttGATTGACTTTAATTGTATAGTTATAAATTCTAAATAACTTATGAAAGTATCAGATATAAATACTAAATTTGTGTTAGTTAAAACTCATCTTGCAAAATGACGATGTTCCGATTTCCTTTTCAAGTTCTAATTATAGACCAAGCATTTTAATTCATTTTCCCCTTATATTTTCTTTAGAACCCCtttataacttatttatttatttattgttattttttcaattacagAAACAAAACAAATACTTATTACAGCAACATTTCCCACCAAagattgaaaaataaaacaaatagtATTACAATAatctcttttattttaataattaatttaacaaaaataattaacagATAGAAAAACCTCCAGCGACAACATTTCCCACCGAGTTTTTATTTTGTCAAAAGCTTCCCACCATgtttcaaaaacaaaacaaaaaatctTCCCACCATTCCCACGAAAAATTCCAAATATTACGACAACTTATTTGATATTTCGCTCCAAAATCACAAAAATCCTCTAGAAATTACACCAGCAGTTTTCATACCTCTTTGAATTCTCCCATTGATGTGAATAATCAATGGTTCCGCCAGTATACTATCCTCGACATGCCGTGAACCGCCATAAAATTGCCATTGTTGTGCTCGCACCCGCCGCGCTCGGAAGTCATCTCCGTAGGTATGATTCCTCCAAAATCACCCATATGATAGGATGCTTACTTTTCTCATGCTGATGTGCTCTATAAAATTCTGATAATTTAAGTTCAATTAGTTTTTAATTGCTGGTCTTCTTCTTGTCAACCATCAATTTCGACGGTGAAAGGTAAGACTTTGATAGGGCTCTACTATTCTCATTTATCCGATTTTGAttgaatatatgatattttcAATTCAATCTGCTAGGTTTTTGAATTGCCTATATACTTTCGTTCAGGCATAAATTCGAGGGCACCGACGCGGCGATGTAAGGTTTATACTCTTCTTATtcctacattttttttattaaaaaaatgatatctCCTGTCTGCAGCCATCAATTTTGTCTTCAATCCGTAGGCATATGTGATATACGATTTGGACTACCCTTTTGTTTTTCTCTAGTTACCAATCTTCTCTCAATCGTTGAATGGATACTTTAGGGTATATAGTGGTGTCTTGAATGTCTGACTTGCCTTGTTTTTAAGCTATTGAAACTTCCAATTGGAACATTTTTTAGGTCAAGAAGATCTATGTCTATTAATGTCTTGATATTGGATGTACAGGTTGATAAAGTCTCAGTCCAATTGTTAATAAGTTCAGGATAGTGCTCGTGTATACGTTTCTCTATGCAATGGCTACCTTCCACCAAATTTGTACTTGATTTTCCCCCTGCATGTTTGATTAATTTTGTTAGGCGGTGGAAGTAATTACTTACTTTTCTAGCTAGATTGTTGaactatgcatttctaattacTCTTGTTTTTCCTGTTTCTCTAAACGACTTGTTATGTTGGTGCAGGTACTCAATCTTGCTTATACAACTACTTTGTCATCAAGCACATACAACTCAGCCGCTCTATAAAGAGCGCTCTACAAAGAGTGAAGTAAgcattgaaaattaattttaaaccACGTTGGACCACTAATATTTTATGGCATGATACAATGTAATATTAGATGACAACTTTTCTTGATGTAGTTGCAGGGTATGGCTACTAAATCCGAAGGCGTAAATAGAGCAACTTGAGCTTATCAacgaatatatattatatgttattttttacCTCCCCCCCTGTTTTGATTCTTTTGTTAGATCTTTTCTATTTAGTGCAAATATACTTCTATGCATCTATTTCCACCTCTAAGAGTGTCATTTGCTAATTCATCTCGCTTAAAGGCATTTGAATAAGCTGCCATGTGAACATCCGTTTATTTGACGATTGAGTTTGAAATTGTTAATTGTTTGCACCTGCTGTCATTGGATGCACGTTGAAAGGGCTTGTTAGCCTCAAGTAGATGGCTATAGTTTGCATGCGATCTTGATTATATAGTTTCTCATTGAAAGGGCTTGTTAGCCTCAGGAGGACGAAGTGAGAGTCTGTTGAGTGCTCTGCAGTTTGATGGTGTTTCTTTAAATTGTTGTTTACGAATCTAACCATAACTTCTTTTTCTTTGCAGTTACATGATCAGCGTCAAGCATCTAAAGCTGAGGGTGAGCGATCTCTCTTATTTATTCCAGttacatacatatatttgtcATTTCCTTCTTTTTAATTAGTTGTAGCTTTCTTTTATTGGAtgagttttttaaatttttgtaggATTTATAAGAGTTGTTGAATTGACATTTTTTCATTGAATGACACAATTCTGGCctcatttttcttttgctttggTTTATATTTTGTTCTATATACTTGATTTGTTCCGTGTTATTCATCTTTGTGTTTATTAAGATCGAGTGATTACATTTTCAGGTCCAAACTCATTAAATAAAGAAAGTGTTCTAATGTCGAATTATCCGCAAATGCTATTGTGTTTGATCCATCACGTATATTACCCAAAGATCAGGATAAAGGAAGCTTCTTCGACGAGTTATCAGAAGGTACAGGTCCTGAAGCACAAGATGCACTAGTCTCTGTTCTTCGGATCAGTAGTTCTGCATCATTTGTTTCTGCTCATGGAAGAGGTACTTCAACTTCTGATGGCCGTGGATTGTCTCCTAGTTCATCTGTTGATTCATTGTCTTCAAAGAAGTCAACACTTAATCCACATGCTAATTAAGGTGAAGTACATGTTTAAAAAATTTGATGCATGCCATTCATAATTTAGTGTCATCTTGTAGTGCATTAGATTTACATGCTTAATTTATCTTTTCCTATCTTACTTACTCGTTTTCATATTCTTTCaggaatttaaattaaatgcaaATGCTAAGAGCTCCGTCCCATTTCAGATGTATAGGCCATCGTCAGTTGTTGCAGATATTTCCTTCAAGTTTTTCTACATGGGAGATTTCTGCTAATGTTAGAAATTTCAAGGAAATTTATGTTTTAGCTATAACTTGTGATTACTCCAATTTTTCCCTAGAGTATGATTCAGTTATTACTTTGTTAATAGTTAGTTGTGTCAAGCACTTTGacttttaattgtaattttaaataatttcatattataaaaagtagaatatatttatttagataTTCTATGTGTTTCAATTACTTTTATTTCCTGAAGTTTTGTAGCAATGAATGTATTTGATGCCAATAGATTGAATAATATGTGAATATATAAAAATTcgcattttaaaattattagcATAACTTCAAATTATTGAGGACACAAGAAAATGGCGTAATAAAGTATTTATTTGGACAAAAAGAGATGTCGTAATAATTTGCTCCAACATAAATCAATGTCGCATTAGGTATTTAAAGTCTGTGTAATTTTTATCTATTACGACATTCTAGAGTGTCCTAATACCTAATAATGCTTTAGCTACACTCTAACACGCGACACCATTTTTCAATGTGGAGAAAACTTAGATGTTGCAATAAGATATTTATTGGGACATATTTACGTGTCCCTTTAGCCcttttttgttgtagtgattGTTCAACTGTTTAAATATGTTTTAGAAATTACGTGAATTTGGTTGGTGTATATATTAGTTTTAGTTAAAGAATTTTTACTGGGAGTCAATAAAGTTTTTTTTGACGGGGGCAGAGTACAAAGTTTAACTCTCCATAAATCACCAAAGAATTTTACGGACATATTTTCGATTAATATAGAAATCTCAAAACCAAGAgctgattattattattaatttaaaaaccATGCGACGAATGACTCGAATTAAGGACCTCAAGTCTTGGGTATTGATCTCCTgccgctaggccaacacacgcacacaccaAGAGCTAATTATTCATTATACGACGTGGCGACTACAAACAAATTGTGTTTTCTTGAAGATGCTAAGCCAACATTTTCAATCATGTCCAAATCTTCGACTCTAACACCTTCTGGAAGCTTCCAATCGAAGTTGTAGAGTAGCTGGGCTAGAGCCAACTCTACAGAAGCCAAAGCAAATGTCATTCCAGGACACATTCTTCTTCCAGTACCGAATGGCAACAGATGAAAATCAGCACCTATAAAATCCACGGTTTGATTGTGGAATCTCTCGGGCTCAAACTCTTCCGGATCTTTCCAGAACCTTGGATCTCTTTGCATCGCCCAAATGTTCACCAGCACCCTTTCTCCAGCAGGTATGGTGTATCCATTGATCACGTGTTCCTTGTTGGAAGCTCTCGGCAGCATTGGAGCTGGAGGGTGTAGCCTCAGAGACTCTTTGATCACCATTTTTAAATATTTCAAGTTATGAATGACGGCGTCGTATTGATCAGGACTGCTTCCTTTCAAGGCTTGTCTTACTTCAGCTTGTGCCTTGTCCATCACTCGAGGGTTCCTTATCAGTTCTACCATCGTCCAATCAATAGTTGTCGCTGTGGTTTCTGTCCCTCCAGCGAACATATCCTGCACAGTAATATATTTCACTATTCAATACaaatcctttttttttgtttatctaATCGAATTGATTCAATTCCTCTTCTCTTTTCGTGCTAACAATTTTTACATACTTCTAACCATTTATTTAGGTTGTAAACGATTGAAGTTTAGTATACAATAATGAGATATGACAATGAGAATTTGATATAGATAAAAGTGGAAATCATCCAAACTTTGTGTATTTTGGGGCAACATTTTAATAAATTGTAcgaataaataaaattggagTGAAGGTATGAAGACTTACATACAAAACAGCTTTGATATTGTGGTTAGCGATGGGAAACTGGAGCTGCTCTTCCGCTTTAACCCTCAGAAAAACATCAACCAAATCCTCACCGCCAAATTCACCGTTCCCGGACCTCCGCCCCCGATTCTCCGGCGCCGCCGCCAGCTTCGCCAGATTCTCCCTATGCTGATCAATTACATCATCCAGAATCACATCGAGCTTCCACCGCATCGTCTTGAGCCTCCGCTTCGTCCAGCTCAACGCGCCGACGATCCTGGACGACGGGAACAGATCTGCGATCTCAAACCCTCCGGCCATCGTCAGCGTCTCCATCATCAG
The genomic region above belongs to Salvia miltiorrhiza cultivar Shanhuang (shh) chromosome 5, IMPLAD_Smil_shh, whole genome shotgun sequence and contains:
- the LOC131024880 gene encoding uncharacterized protein LOC131024880, with amino-acid sequence MVPPVYYPRHAVNRHKIAIVVLAPAALGSHLRRHKFEGTDAAMYSILLIQLLCHQAHTTQPLYKERSTKSELHDQRQASKAEGPNSLNKESVLMSNYPQMLLCLIHHVYYPKIRIKEASSTSYQKVQVLKHKMH
- the LOC131024881 gene encoding premnaspirodiene oxygenase-like encodes the protein MLELTTTAALILSAIFLFIFLDNKWQKSKNGNSMKLPPGPKPLPIIGNLHQISSPPFRCFTDLSKQYGPIMHLKLGETTAVVVSSPEIAKQMLKDLDPSFADRPQGVAMEIMWYNYSDIAFCPYGDYWRQMRKICVNELLSHRIVRSFQSIRRDEAARLLDSLRESSGSSVNLTERIYSFSSSITSRAAFGGVCRDNEALIKLMMETLTMAGGFEIADLFPSSRIVGALSWTKRRLKTMRWKLDVILDDVIDQHRENLAKLAAAPENRGRRSGNGEFGGEDLVDVFLRVKAEEQLQFPIANHNIKAVLYDMFAGGTETTATTIDWTMVELIRNPRVMDKAQAEVRQALKGSSPDQYDAVIHNLKYLKMVIKESLRLHPPAPMLPRASNKEHVINGYTIPAGERVLVNIWAMQRDPRFWKDPEEFEPERFHNQTVDFIGADFHLLPFGTGRRMCPGMTFALASVELALAQLLYNFDWKLPEGVRVEDLDMIENVGLASSRKHNLFVVATSYNE